A window from Vicia villosa cultivar HV-30 ecotype Madison, WI unplaced genomic scaffold, Vvil1.0 ctg.003906F_1_1, whole genome shotgun sequence encodes these proteins:
- the LOC131641650 gene encoding uncharacterized protein LOC131641650, whose translation MAVYVICGKHNHALDTKQQGHPIVGRLKPEEKEIISKMSIIKVSPRNILADLKHKRSQNVSNIKYIWCDDKVSVRDIFWTHTESIKLSNTYPTVLIIDSTYKTNKYRLPLLEIVGVTSTEKTFSV comes from the exons ATGGCGGTTTATGTCATTTGTGGTAAACATAATCATGCGTTGGACACCAAGCAACAAGGTCATCCAATTGTAGGTCGACTTAAGCCGGAGGAGAaagaaattatttcaaaaatgtcAATAATCAAAGTTTCACCAAGAAACATACTTGCAGATTTGAAACATAAGAGATCACAAAATGTGTCAAATATCAA GTACATATGGTGTGATGATAAAGTAAGTGTCCGTGACATTTTTTGGACCCATACAGAAAGTATCAAGTTATCCAACACATATCCAACTGTCCTTATAATTGATTcaacgtacaagaccaacaagtataggcttcctcttctagaaatTGTTGGTGTCACTTCTACGGAGAAAACATTTTCGGTGTGA